Proteins encoded in a region of the Mucilaginibacter sabulilitoris genome:
- a CDS encoding lactonase family protein, protein MKKIVLIIVLLLPLFTYAQNKQNKKKGPSTYDLVIGTYTTGSSKGIAVYRFYAENGRLAYLSQIDGVDNPSYLTLSKNNKFIYAVNEVDKGEVSSFSFEPKTGKMVLINKQPSEGANPCYIAVDKAQKNIFVANYSSGTVAVLPLAKDGSIGKASQTLHDNGHGPNKERQEAAHAHMSILSPDEKYLLYNDLGTDKVNILRYKPSKDKPLEPATPPFVSVKPGEGPRHLEFSLDKKHAYLVTEMGSNVIVFDYDNGKLTQKQSITLLPDGFKGQTAGAAIHLSPDGRFLYASNRLETNEIIAYAVNQQTGELTFVQRQSSFGKNPRDFAIDPTGKFMVVANQNSDSIYVFRIDTATGRITPTGFKLEIGNPVCLKFAPAL, encoded by the coding sequence ATGAAAAAAATTGTTTTGATCATTGTCTTGTTATTGCCCTTGTTCACCTATGCGCAAAACAAGCAAAATAAAAAGAAAGGCCCTTCAACCTATGACCTGGTAATAGGTACTTATACAACAGGCAGTAGTAAGGGCATAGCCGTTTACCGTTTTTATGCCGAAAACGGCCGCCTGGCTTATCTGAGCCAGATTGATGGCGTGGATAACCCCTCATATTTAACATTAAGCAAAAACAACAAATTTATTTACGCGGTAAATGAAGTAGACAAAGGCGAGGTAAGCTCCTTTTCATTTGAGCCTAAAACCGGCAAAATGGTGCTTATTAACAAGCAGCCTTCAGAAGGTGCCAACCCCTGTTACATAGCTGTTGATAAAGCGCAGAAAAATATTTTTGTAGCCAATTACAGCAGCGGTACCGTGGCCGTATTGCCTTTAGCTAAAGATGGCTCCATAGGTAAGGCCTCTCAAACACTACATGATAATGGTCATGGCCCAAATAAAGAGCGTCAGGAAGCCGCCCACGCGCACATGTCAATCCTTAGCCCAGATGAAAAGTATTTATTGTACAATGACCTGGGCACCGATAAGGTGAACATATTGCGTTACAAACCATCAAAAGATAAGCCTCTTGAACCTGCTACACCTCCGTTTGTAAGTGTAAAACCCGGAGAGGGGCCAAGGCACCTTGAATTTTCACTTGATAAAAAACACGCTTATCTGGTAACCGAAATGGGGTCGAACGTTATTGTTTTTGATTATGACAATGGCAAGCTAACACAAAAGCAATCCATCACCTTACTGCCTGATGGCTTTAAAGGGCAGACTGCCGGTGCTGCAATTCATTTATCACCCGATGGCCGTTTCCTGTATGCATCAAACCGGTTAGAAACCAATGAAATTATTGCTTATGCAGTAAACCAGCAAACAGGTGAGCTTACTTTTGTTCAGCGCCAGTCGTCATTTGGTAAAAACCCGCGCGATTTTGCTATTGACCCAACTGGCAAGTTCATGGTAGTAGCCAACCAAAACAGCGATAGCATATATGTATTCCGGATTGATACCGCAACCGGCCGAATTACTCCTACCGGATTTAAGCTGGAAATTGGGAATCCGGTATGCTTAAAATTTGCGCCAGCCCTTTAA
- a CDS encoding pseudouridine synthase, which translates to MVFKRPTGSRDDKPKRTTGRSSGSDDKPKRPATAKGKATPNGEKKKFTKPEPKTFQSNRFNDDKPKSSFRDGASSADKKSGGRSKPYSGRPSDTGDKKSFSPRSKPYSGRPTPGDDEKPKRSFGSSSAGEKKPYSSPRTRTSSNFGDKPKRSFGADQGAERATDKRFGERPAAGGFKKREGAAKPYSGERPPQRKPTYDKITRDENAPVKTLRGRKKSAEPKAKDDGLIRLNRYISNAGICSRRKADELIIAGVVMVNGVVVDELGAKIDPTKDEIKYNGETLRREKMVYVLLNKPKDYITTTEDPQERRTVMHLVEKATKERIYPIGRLDRNTTGLLLMTNDGELADKLSHPRSNISKLYQVELSKSLTQGDLNKIGFGIELEDGLIKPDSVSYVAGGSKREVGIQIHSGKNRIVRRIFESLGYEVVKLDRVVYANLTKKDLPRGRWRYLDEKEVIQLKHLIK; encoded by the coding sequence ATGGTATTTAAGAGACCAACAGGTAGTCGCGACGACAAGCCAAAAAGAACGACAGGCCGGAGCTCAGGAAGCGACGATAAACCCAAAAGACCTGCAACGGCTAAAGGCAAAGCCACTCCAAACGGAGAGAAGAAGAAATTTACAAAGCCCGAACCCAAAACATTCCAAAGCAACCGGTTTAATGATGACAAGCCTAAAAGCAGTTTTAGGGACGGAGCATCGTCAGCTGATAAAAAATCGGGCGGAAGATCAAAACCTTATTCAGGCCGCCCATCCGATACAGGTGATAAAAAATCATTTTCACCACGCAGCAAGCCTTACTCAGGCCGGCCAACCCCAGGTGATGATGAAAAGCCAAAAAGATCATTTGGTTCAAGCTCTGCAGGTGAAAAAAAACCATATTCATCCCCGCGTACCCGCACATCATCAAATTTTGGCGATAAGCCCAAAAGGAGCTTCGGTGCTGACCAGGGTGCGGAACGCGCAACCGACAAAAGGTTTGGTGAAAGACCTGCCGCAGGCGGATTTAAAAAACGCGAAGGTGCTGCCAAACCATATAGCGGCGAAAGACCACCACAACGCAAGCCAACCTACGATAAAATAACACGCGACGAGAATGCCCCGGTGAAAACCTTACGCGGCCGTAAAAAATCGGCCGAGCCAAAAGCTAAAGACGATGGGCTGATCCGTTTGAACCGTTATATTTCAAACGCAGGTATATGCTCACGCCGTAAAGCCGATGAACTGATTATTGCCGGTGTGGTGATGGTAAACGGTGTAGTGGTTGATGAGCTGGGCGCCAAGATTGATCCTACTAAAGATGAGATCAAATACAACGGTGAAACCCTGCGCCGCGAAAAAATGGTTTATGTATTATTAAATAAACCTAAAGACTATATCACAACAACCGAAGACCCACAAGAACGCCGTACCGTAATGCATCTGGTTGAAAAAGCAACCAAAGAACGCATTTACCCTATTGGCCGTTTAGACAGGAATACTACCGGTTTGCTTTTAATGACAAATGATGGTGAGCTGGCCGATAAGCTGTCGCACCCGCGCAGCAATATTAGCAAGTTGTATCAGGTAGAACTGAGCAAAAGCTTAACCCAGGGCGATTTGAACAAAATTGGCTTTGGTATTGAACTGGAGGATGGTTTAATTAAGCCTGATTCGGTATCATACGTGGCCGGTGGTTCAAAAAGAGAAGTTGGTATACAGATACACAGCGGAAAAAACCGCATTGTGCGCCGTATATTTGAAAGTCTGGGTTATGAGGTGGTAAAGCTTGACCGTGTGGTTTACGCCAACCTTACTAAAAAGGACCTGCCACGCGGCAGATGGCGTTATCTGGACGAAAAAGAGGTTATTCAATTAAAGCATTTAATAAAATAA
- a CDS encoding lytic transglycosylase domain-containing protein — protein MIKKHLLTCSVMLVLVLISKLNIFSTTITEKVANNGNISHWTSKFIFIKSNANAYSFANEALPVNDARVTRKLKTSLRQHTFKTVQSTILHRKAEKWFPVIEPLLRAYGIPDDFKYIPLVESGLCEGTSPKGARGLWQFMPGTARTYGLKVGHGVDERNNLRKSTIAACKYIKELYGEFNSWTLAAAAYNNGSIKLERAINKQNEDNYFRMSLNRETGSYIYKLVAMKAIIQQPKKYGYTNYYALAQPSPTLLNFN, from the coding sequence ATGATAAAAAAACACTTACTTACGTGCTCCGTAATGCTGGTGCTGGTTCTCATTTCAAAGCTTAATATTTTCAGCACAACCATAACTGAAAAGGTTGCGAATAATGGAAATATTAGCCATTGGACTTCGAAATTTATTTTTATAAAAAGCAATGCAAATGCATACAGTTTTGCAAACGAAGCTTTACCTGTAAACGATGCAAGGGTTACACGAAAATTGAAAACTTCGCTTAGACAGCATACTTTCAAAACCGTGCAATCAACCATACTGCATCGTAAAGCCGAAAAGTGGTTCCCCGTTATTGAGCCGCTCTTGAGGGCTTATGGTATTCCCGATGATTTTAAGTACATCCCGCTGGTTGAATCGGGCCTTTGTGAAGGTACCTCACCAAAAGGAGCACGTGGTTTATGGCAATTTATGCCCGGTACCGCGCGTACTTACGGACTAAAAGTGGGTCATGGGGTTGACGAACGCAATAACCTGCGTAAATCAACCATAGCGGCCTGCAAGTATATCAAAGAACTATATGGTGAATTTAATAGCTGGACCCTGGCCGCAGCCGCTTACAATAACGGCTCAATTAAGCTGGAAAGGGCTATTAACAAACAAAATGAAGATAATTACTTCCGCATGAGCTTGAACCGTGAAACCGGTTCATACATTTACAAGCTTGTGGCCATGAAGGCAATTATCCAGCAACCTAAGAAGTATGGGTATACCAATTATTATGCGCTTGCCCAGCCTTCACCAACATTGCTGAACTTTAATTAA
- a CDS encoding phosphotransferase, with translation MIPQNKKAAVINALQSAFGVSEFEAIRELTAGLSTALVFRITVLGKAYLLRIITRTDAMADPTLEYACMKAAAEAGIAPRVWYANTEERIAIVDFIDAKPLPLDEAKLKLPQLLKSLHELPPFPFQLNYLDKIDEFIEKFRVAQFMPDDMTAEMFGIYTKIKSIYPRNSDDLVACHNDLKPENTLFDGERVWLVDWEAAFLNDRYLDLSIMANFVVRNPDDEKDYLTAYFGREVSEYQYARFFLMRQILHLFYFIVFTLTGQTPGKPMDLNMPVPGFREFHDQIWIGKISLANMDARLQYAMVHREQFLHNLRLKRFDEALDLIATHTTAAVR, from the coding sequence ATGATACCCCAAAACAAAAAAGCCGCCGTTATTAACGCCCTGCAATCAGCCTTTGGCGTAAGTGAATTTGAAGCTATCCGCGAACTTACCGCCGGGCTTTCAACTGCTCTGGTTTTCCGGATCACTGTTCTCGGGAAAGCGTACCTGCTCCGCATCATTACCCGTACCGATGCCATGGCCGACCCAACCCTCGAATATGCCTGCATGAAAGCCGCTGCCGAAGCCGGCATTGCCCCGCGGGTTTGGTATGCCAATACTGAAGAAAGAATTGCTATTGTCGATTTTATTGACGCAAAACCTCTACCGCTTGATGAGGCTAAACTGAAACTGCCTCAACTGCTCAAAAGCCTGCATGAACTCCCGCCATTCCCCTTCCAGCTCAATTACCTGGATAAAATTGATGAGTTCATCGAAAAATTCAGGGTCGCGCAGTTTATGCCCGATGATATGACGGCCGAGATGTTTGGCATTTATACGAAAATCAAAAGCATTTATCCGCGTAACAGCGATGACCTCGTAGCTTGCCACAACGATCTTAAGCCCGAAAACACGCTGTTTGACGGCGAACGGGTATGGCTGGTTGACTGGGAGGCCGCTTTTTTAAACGACCGCTACCTGGACCTCTCCATCATGGCAAACTTTGTGGTCAGAAACCCGGACGATGAAAAGGATTACCTCACCGCATACTTTGGCCGGGAGGTTAGCGAATACCAGTATGCCCGGTTTTTCCTGATGCGCCAGATACTTCACCTATTTTACTTTATTGTTTTTACGCTAACCGGTCAAACACCCGGCAAGCCAATGGATTTGAATATGCCCGTGCCCGGTTTCAGGGAATTTCACGACCAGATCTGGATCGGCAAAATCAGTTTGGCCAATATGGATGCACGGTTGCAATATGCGATGGTTCACCGTGAGCAATTTCTGCATAACTTACGACTGAAAAGGTTTGATGAGGCTTTGGATTTAATTGCGACTCACACTACTGCGGCTGTCCGGTAG